One window from the genome of Malacoplasma penetrans HF-2 encodes:
- a CDS encoding lipoprotein, whose product MKAIKKFLLFSVASLSIPTLLTSCYSNNSFFMANYENYISDDLLAELENGATTSNLLIDNQETEVEINNFNFRTYSTNEDLERNFKTNYDVAIPSTYLAAKLANKGELQLINWEKFNLYKLDENGVQTKDKIKTSVDALSLFSLHARKELAAYDLTDAFARDQVSENLKSAGLLNYCVPYFIQDVSFGYNLKNNIFQNTSDYSWLNIKNTLNNNINNGNIKRVATVDDYSTLYPIGRLIETNNDRVNPGDHVTSSQLTPYQGGLTIEEATNTFKEMFGDSNKKNAFLFNSDSNILLNDFAADNSQAIISYNGDLFFAMQGGDIFSSTTNKNTFARWLTNHIENNQLTLKAVKSPSTLSVMDCMVINKNRMNDENHENTAYSVIKKIALEGSDQSLYTNASKTTYNENSIQEVDETDNYVYGPMQNFDYINYTSPLLTLNAYVLNSSSAQAAGNANDKSLSTTLQNNGYLTDLYSWLKDENILEDSLYNQYIDLLVSIYNVSNNVNNNLLTRSLSDLVKDNMSWAWFNLKSTL is encoded by the coding sequence GTGAAAGCAATAAAAAAATTTTTATTATTTTCAGTTGCTAGTTTATCAATACCAACCTTATTAACATCATGCTATTCAAACAACTCTTTTTTTATGGCTAATTATGAAAACTATATTAGTGATGATTTATTAGCAGAATTAGAAAATGGAGCAACAACTTCTAATTTATTAATTGATAACCAAGAGACAGAAGTTGAAATTAATAATTTTAACTTTAGAACTTATTCTACAAATGAGGACTTAGAAAGAAACTTTAAAACCAATTATGATGTTGCAATTCCGTCAACTTATTTAGCTGCAAAGTTAGCAAATAAAGGTGAATTACAATTAATAAATTGAGAAAAATTCAATTTATATAAATTGGATGAAAATGGAGTTCAAACCAAAGATAAAATCAAAACTTCAGTAGATGCATTATCTTTATTTTCATTGCATGCTAGAAAAGAACTTGCAGCATATGATTTAACAGATGCTTTTGCAAGAGACCAAGTAAGTGAGAATCTTAAAAGTGCAGGTTTATTAAATTATTGTGTGCCTTACTTTATTCAAGATGTTTCATTTGGATACAACTTGAAAAATAACATTTTTCAAAATACATCTGATTACAGTTGATTAAATATTAAAAATACTTTGAACAACAATATTAATAATGGAAATATAAAAAGAGTTGCAACAGTTGATGATTATTCAACTTTATATCCTATTGGAAGATTAATTGAAACAAATAATGACAGAGTTAATCCGGGTGATCATGTTACTAGTTCTCAATTAACACCTTATCAAGGTGGTTTAACAATTGAAGAAGCAACAAACACTTTTAAAGAAATGTTTGGGGACAGCAATAAGAAAAATGCTTTCTTATTTAACTCAGATTCAAACATACTATTGAATGATTTTGCAGCAGATAATTCTCAAGCAATAATTTCATATAATGGTGATTTATTTTTTGCTATGCAAGGTGGGGATATCTTCTCTAGTACTACCAATAAAAATACTTTTGCTAGATGACTAACAAATCATATAGAGAATAACCAATTAACTTTAAAAGCAGTTAAAAGTCCATCAACATTATCAGTAATGGATTGTATGGTTATTAACAAAAATAGAATGAATGATGAAAACCATGAAAACACAGCATATTCAGTTATTAAAAAAATAGCTCTTGAAGGGTCAGACCAAAGTTTGTATACAAATGCCTCAAAAACAACATACAATGAAAACTCTATTCAAGAAGTTGATGAAACTGACAACTATGTATATGGTCCAATGCAAAACTTTGATTACATAAATTACACTTCACCACTTCTTACATTAAATGCATATGTATTAAATTCAAGTTCAGCTCAAGCAGCTGGTAATGCAAATGATAAATCATTATCAACAACATTGCAAAATAATGGCTATTTAACAGATCTTTATAGTTGATTAAAAGATGAAAATATATTGGAAGATAGCTTATACAACCAATACATAGATTTGCTTGTAAGTATTTATAATGTGTCTAACAATGTAAACAATAACCTATTAACAAGAAGTCTTTCTGATTTAGTTAAAGATAATATGTCATGGGCATGATTTAATTTGAAAAGTACTTTGTAA
- a CDS encoding Cof-type HAD-IIB family hydrolase gives MKTKWAFIDLDGTLLNSKKKVSIDNLEVLKEYSKNGGNIVLTTGRWPVSSQKINKDIERFSNIQNKYLIALNGAYIYDLKQDKVIHSKSIDENIFNEILEIIKNYKVAAWIYSKKGIEEKKIFSVKIPIKKIIQKFNSGKIIELKENQIIDDVVYKFLLFSFHENEIDKIKKIFDEKFSDHLSIIRINKKTLEITANNTSKGEAVKFIQNIEKFDLSETVSLGDSQNDISMFKLCNIKIAFNAKDKDLTSLSSVVYDNQKKFSEAFNKFVINYDSDQFKLDTTIYIDLLNWCKNISNLEIYKYERIHNYLIAQNKLIIKNILPTWFCSIIFEPLLISKNTLLEKEYNEPFNEVQTEQMKKYIRQNKINLMIIEYKDNSSILVCDQTKLLNSFDLNLSAFKEIKTLNHFDVEKEINNNVVSISLDELNKLDYTIFKTVKTNDFYHIFSNQISNQKTNGNISKKFNIKEQKTLDNLLSDLDKFIKQTYESERER, from the coding sequence ATGAAAACCAAATGAGCATTTATTGACCTTGATGGGACTTTACTGAATTCTAAGAAAAAAGTTTCTATAGATAATTTAGAGGTTTTAAAAGAATATTCAAAAAATGGTGGAAACATTGTATTAACCACAGGAAGATGACCAGTATCATCACAAAAAATAAATAAAGATATTGAAAGATTTTCAAATATTCAAAACAAGTACTTAATTGCTTTAAATGGTGCTTATATCTATGATTTAAAACAAGATAAAGTAATTCATAGTAAAAGTATTGATGAAAATATTTTTAATGAAATATTAGAAATCATAAAAAACTATAAAGTAGCAGCCTGAATATATTCAAAAAAAGGTATAGAAGAAAAGAAAATTTTTTCAGTAAAAATTCCAATTAAAAAAATAATTCAAAAATTTAACTCTGGAAAAATAATTGAATTAAAAGAAAACCAAATAATAGATGATGTTGTTTATAAATTCTTATTGTTTTCTTTTCATGAAAATGAAATAGACAAAATTAAAAAAATTTTTGATGAAAAATTTTCAGACCATTTATCAATTATAAGAATTAATAAAAAAACTTTAGAAATAACTGCAAACAACACTAGTAAAGGTGAGGCAGTTAAATTTATTCAAAACATTGAGAAATTTGATTTATCTGAAACAGTATCTTTAGGGGATTCTCAAAATGATATCTCAATGTTCAAACTGTGTAATATTAAAATAGCCTTCAATGCCAAAGATAAAGATTTAACAAGTTTATCTAGTGTGGTTTATGACAATCAAAAAAAATTTAGTGAAGCTTTTAATAAGTTTGTAATTAATTATGATTCAGATCAATTTAAATTAGACACAACCATTTATATAGATTTATTAAATTGATGTAAAAATATTAGCAATCTAGAAATATATAAATACGAAAGAATTCACAACTACTTGATTGCCCAAAATAAACTAATAATAAAAAACATTTTACCAACTTGATTTTGTTCTATAATTTTTGAACCATTATTAATATCTAAAAATACTCTTTTAGAAAAAGAATATAACGAACCATTCAATGAAGTTCAAACAGAACAAATGAAAAAATATATTAGACAAAACAAGATTAATTTAATGATTATAGAATACAAGGATAATTCTTCAATTCTAGTGTGTGATCAAACAAAATTATTAAACAGCTTTGATTTAAACTTAAGTGCCTTTAAAGAAATAAAAACATTAAACCATTTTGATGTTGAAAAAGAAATTAATAATAATGTTGTTAGCATTTCTTTAGATGAATTAAATAAACTAGATTACACAATCTTTAAGACAGTGAAAACAAATGATTTTTATCATATATTTTCAAACCAAATTAGTAACCAAAAAACAAATGGTAACATTTCTAAAAAATTTAATATAAAAGAACAAAAAACCTTAGATAATTTATTAAGTGATTTAGATAAATTTATCAAACAGACTTATGAAAGTGAAAGGGAAAGATAA
- a CDS encoding ABC transporter ATP-binding protein, with product MKTKDNEVINSESEFSEKDVPNFIEIKKINKTYPDGYVAVKNINFEIKKGEFVTILGPSGCGKTTILKMIGGFELPTSGKILVNKIDIKDLPIQRRPTATVFQDYALFPNMNVEKNIAYGLTEIRKPIENVSADYQKESEKYFNDCLKKSKSKIKDIERKRDGFLKDIQKLENKINNSKILSEVNTMTEEEYEEKIETLEKEYFEKNKKELHKSIPVKVKFIEFINNTLSFFRINKNIDFKANETDELVQTYLKYEKAYRVNLITKQEIDYLNHKAADLDYWVSYWQNYPYQEKEWFDKKKLTRKLTKQEIKEEVQQIIKIIGLEGKEKKWPSDLSGGMQQRVALARALVIKPETLLLDEPLSALDAKVRAQMQQELKNLHKKFGITFILVTHDQEEALTLSDKIIVMSQGKIQQIGTPNEIYDLPANNWVANFIGKANILNATYLKGNKIKLFDNVLNADSRYKDKFKENEEVNVMIRPEDFDVVGKDKGKIKVTVLETTYKGLMWELICEFEGVLLTLEAVNKVNLEQEIYLTWDDEDMHIMKKDDENDTYTDESSEFLALTKNAFKKKIKEIKSKKNKNKVNGKKGDKNDN from the coding sequence ATGAAAACAAAAGATAATGAAGTAATTAACAGTGAATCAGAGTTCTCTGAAAAAGATGTACCCAATTTTATTGAGATTAAAAAAATTAATAAAACTTATCCTGACGGATATGTTGCAGTAAAAAATATTAATTTTGAAATTAAAAAAGGTGAATTTGTTACAATCCTTGGTCCAAGTGGTTGTGGAAAAACCACAATCTTAAAAATGATTGGTGGTTTTGAATTACCAACATCTGGAAAAATCTTAGTAAATAAAATTGATATTAAAGATTTACCAATCCAAAGAAGACCAACAGCAACTGTATTTCAAGACTATGCACTATTCCCTAATATGAATGTAGAAAAAAATATTGCATATGGTTTGACTGAAATTAGAAAGCCTATTGAAAATGTATCTGCAGATTATCAAAAGGAAAGTGAAAAATATTTTAATGATTGTTTAAAAAAATCAAAATCAAAAATTAAAGATATTGAAAGAAAAAGAGATGGTTTTTTAAAAGACATTCAAAAGTTAGAAAACAAAATCAACAACTCTAAAATCCTTAGTGAAGTAAACACTATGACAGAAGAAGAGTATGAAGAAAAAATAGAAACTTTAGAAAAAGAATATTTTGAAAAAAATAAAAAAGAATTACATAAATCTATCCCAGTTAAAGTTAAATTTATCGAATTCATTAATAACACTTTAAGCTTTTTTAGAATTAATAAAAATATTGATTTCAAAGCAAATGAAACTGATGAGTTAGTACAAACTTATTTAAAATATGAAAAAGCATATCGTGTTAATCTAATTACTAAACAAGAAATAGATTATTTAAACCATAAAGCAGCAGATTTAGACTATTGAGTTTCTTACTGACAAAATTATCCATATCAAGAAAAAGAATGATTTGATAAAAAGAAGTTAACAAGAAAATTAACAAAACAAGAAATCAAAGAAGAAGTTCAACAAATAATAAAGATTATAGGTCTTGAAGGAAAAGAAAAAAAATGACCTTCAGATTTATCTGGTGGAATGCAGCAAAGAGTTGCACTTGCAAGAGCTTTAGTTATTAAACCAGAAACACTATTATTGGATGAACCTCTTAGTGCATTAGATGCAAAAGTTAGAGCCCAAATGCAACAAGAACTTAAAAACTTACATAAAAAATTTGGAATCACATTCATTCTAGTAACTCACGATCAAGAAGAAGCTTTGACACTATCAGATAAGATTATTGTTATGTCTCAAGGTAAGATTCAACAAATTGGTACACCAAATGAAATTTATGACTTACCAGCAAATAATTGAGTAGCTAACTTTATTGGTAAAGCAAATATCTTAAATGCTACTTATTTAAAAGGAAACAAAATTAAATTATTTGATAATGTTCTTAATGCAGATAGTCGTTACAAAGATAAATTTAAAGAAAATGAAGAAGTAAATGTAATGATAAGACCAGAAGACTTTGATGTAGTTGGTAAAGATAAAGGTAAGATCAAAGTTACAGTATTAGAAACCACATATAAAGGATTAATGTGAGAATTAATTTGTGAGTTTGAAGGTGTTTTATTAACATTAGAAGCTGTTAATAAAGTTAATTTAGAACAAGAAATATATTTAACTTGAGATGATGAAGATATGCATATTATGAAAAAAGATGATGAGAATGATACATACACAGATGAAAGTAGTGAATTCTTAGCATTAACAAAAAATGCATTTAAAAAGAAAATAAAAGAAATTAAAAGTAAGAAAAATAAAAATAAGGTAAATGGTAAAAAAGGAGATAAGAATGATAACTAA
- a CDS encoding ABC transporter permease codes for MITKFGISINKSSSSKFFLLLPYFLITLLLIVIPLIIVFIKPFQPTNDAIDGSQIPVSDNWSFLTATVWGKIGMSILVAIIVTAVCVVFGYAFAYFLSLSKSMTSKIVSISLMTSPMWISFLIKLVGLKELFDTLAGTTNSTYGMIYTIIALIYVNLPIFILTIYTFLNTIPKNLLQASKDLGKNSFQTFFLVILPYTKNAVISGAILVFLPTLTTAGVTQFMDNSNSGSLIGSIMLDKGLEATSSQIALARVATLSLIICLVILVLWTVAFLIPKTIKHYRGIRRSRKENINA; via the coding sequence ATGATAACTAAATTTGGTATTTCAATTAATAAAAGTAGTTCTTCTAAATTTTTCTTATTATTACCTTACTTCTTAATCACTTTATTGTTAATAGTAATTCCACTAATTATTGTTTTTATTAAACCTTTCCAACCAACAAACGATGCAATTGATGGAAGCCAAATTCCAGTAAGTGATAATTGATCTTTTTTAACAGCAACAGTGTGAGGAAAAATTGGAATGTCAATTTTAGTTGCAATTATAGTAACTGCAGTTTGTGTGGTTTTTGGATATGCTTTTGCTTACTTTTTATCACTATCAAAAAGTATGACTTCAAAAATTGTTTCCATATCATTAATGACTTCACCTATGTGAATAAGTTTTTTAATTAAATTAGTTGGATTAAAAGAATTATTTGATACATTAGCTGGAACTACTAATAGTACTTATGGAATGATTTATACTATTATTGCTTTAATATATGTCAACCTTCCAATCTTCATTTTAACTATCTATACATTTTTAAATACTATTCCTAAAAACCTTTTACAAGCTAGTAAGGACTTAGGAAAAAATAGTTTTCAAACGTTCTTTTTAGTTATCTTACCTTATACAAAAAATGCAGTAATTAGTGGTGCTATACTAGTATTTTTACCAACACTAACAACAGCCGGTGTTACTCAATTTATGGATAACTCAAATAGTGGAAGTTTAATAGGTAGTATTATGTTGGATAAAGGGTTAGAAGCAACATCAAGTCAAATTGCGCTTGCAAGAGTTGCAACTCTTTCATTAATCATTTGTTTAGTTATCTTAGTGTTATGAACAGTAGCTTTTTTAATTCCAAAAACAATTAAACATTATAGAGGAATCAGAAGAAGCAGAAAGGAGAATATAAATGCATAA
- a CDS encoding ABC transporter permease, whose protein sequence is MHKLELSSVLNFLRRSYVYILLALIYIPLIFIIVLSFNGQSERGNILLDFTNNQMTGENWDKLFSDTSSDGFLSNLLNSILVALLVTPISVIIGLFTAFGMWNSKKKVNNIIRTASSLNISIPDIISGISLSLLLTIIWIPLGLDYGYTTVVISHVSFCTPYAIVAIYPRMASLNKNLINASNDLGASKLKTFFKVIVPHVYPSIIAAAIIVTAMSFDDFVITLLVSGNFRTIATKIYLSAKGIKAWIVTFGALLVILFITGTFILAGIKIYKEKNKKALWKR, encoded by the coding sequence ATGCATAAGTTAGAATTAAGTTCAGTATTAAATTTTCTTAGAAGATCTTATGTTTATATTCTTTTAGCTTTAATTTATATTCCTTTAATTTTTATTATTGTTTTAAGTTTTAATGGTCAAAGTGAAAGAGGAAATATCCTGTTAGATTTCACTAATAATCAAATGACCGGAGAAAACTGAGACAAACTATTTAGTGATACTTCAAGTGATGGATTCTTATCTAATTTATTAAACTCAATTTTAGTAGCATTATTAGTTACACCGATATCAGTAATAATTGGATTGTTTACAGCATTTGGAATGTGAAATTCAAAAAAGAAAGTAAACAATATTATAAGAACAGCATCTTCATTAAATATTTCTATTCCTGATATTATTTCTGGGATTAGTTTATCTTTATTATTAACTATAATTTGAATTCCATTAGGATTGGACTATGGGTATACAACTGTTGTAATTTCTCATGTTTCATTTTGTACTCCATATGCAATTGTTGCTATCTATCCTAGAATGGCTTCATTAAATAAAAATTTAATTAATGCATCAAATGACTTGGGTGCATCTAAATTAAAAACTTTCTTTAAAGTTATTGTTCCTCATGTTTATCCATCAATTATTGCAGCTGCAATTATAGTAACTGCTATGAGTTTTGATGATTTTGTAATCACACTATTAGTTAGTGGGAACTTTAGAACAATAGCAACAAAAATATATTTATCTGCAAAAGGTATTAAAGCTTGAATTGTAACTTTCGGAGCTTTATTAGTTATTTTATTTATTACAGGTACATTTATCCTTGCAGGTATTAAAATATATAAAGAAAAAAATAAGAAAGCTTTATGAAAAAGATAA
- a CDS encoding lipoprotein, which translates to MKKITKGIFLLFTSIVPSVASSCANNEGFYVANFENFMSPNLLSNLENNKYSSTLNLNNTETEIGINNVSFRTFSTNEDLERNFHTNYDVAIPTAYLVAKWANRGQLSLIDWSKFNLYKLNKYGNRTNEKIQTATDALTLFTPQARSILLSYDLSEAYARDNIDSNNNYGGLLNYCVPYFLQDTKYAYKSKDNANLFPNSSYTWTQFLPELKNKINNRDVTKIASQNDFRFLYSMSRLSETDGATVNQTIETNQLKTFNENINRSEYEKSYINFVENLPKNTFYLNTDSNNVLNEFASLTGSDSILSYNGDILYSAQGGDNYAYDEENPSAFKNWISHFIQQDDITIKVVQTTSSLYLLDCMVINKSKVSNNQEKENKAYALIKKIALEGLDQSLYQADDKSQYNNSNNSSSHPIFSQGEDEYLYGPMENFSYVLYTPPSLTLNAYVLNSASSFSTYNTESYTGVENAGMSNSSNLSSISDTLSESLKGNGFFTNIYNKSSMMSSNIFTNDQQYNNYINLLISIYQLTKKISVNEIQTNISDLNKSNMGWAFLDVQSKYF; encoded by the coding sequence ATGAAAAAGATAACAAAGGGAATATTTTTATTATTTACTTCAATTGTTCCTTCAGTTGCATCATCTTGTGCAAATAATGAAGGATTTTATGTGGCTAACTTTGAAAACTTCATGAGTCCAAATCTTTTATCAAATTTAGAAAATAACAAATATAGTTCAACACTAAATCTTAATAATACAGAAACTGAAATTGGTATTAATAATGTTAGTTTTAGAACTTTTTCTACTAATGAAGATTTAGAAAGAAACTTTCATACTAATTATGATGTTGCAATCCCTACAGCATATTTAGTTGCAAAATGAGCAAACAGAGGGCAATTATCTTTAATTGATTGATCTAAATTTAATTTATATAAACTAAATAAGTATGGAAATAGAACTAATGAAAAAATTCAAACAGCAACTGATGCTTTAACTTTATTCACTCCACAAGCCAGATCAATCTTATTATCTTATGATTTATCTGAAGCTTATGCAAGAGATAATATTGATTCAAATAATAACTATGGTGGTTTATTAAACTATTGTGTACCATATTTTTTACAAGATACAAAATATGCTTATAAATCTAAAGACAATGCTAATTTATTCCCTAACTCTTCATATACTTGAACTCAATTTTTACCAGAATTAAAAAATAAAATAAACAATAGAGATGTTACTAAGATTGCATCACAAAATGACTTTAGATTCTTATATTCTATGAGTAGGCTAAGTGAAACTGATGGTGCAACAGTAAATCAAACAATAGAAACAAATCAGTTAAAAACGTTTAATGAGAACATTAATAGATCAGAATATGAAAAATCATATATTAACTTTGTAGAAAACTTACCTAAAAATACTTTCTATTTAAATACTGATTCAAATAACGTTTTAAATGAATTTGCAAGTTTAACAGGATCTGATTCTATCTTGTCATATAATGGTGACATTTTATATTCAGCACAGGGCGGGGATAACTATGCATATGATGAAGAAAATCCAAGTGCATTTAAAAACTGAATTAGTCACTTCATTCAACAAGACGACATAACTATTAAAGTTGTTCAAACAACTAGTTCTCTTTACTTGTTAGATTGTATGGTTATTAATAAAAGTAAAGTTTCTAACAATCAAGAAAAAGAAAATAAAGCTTATGCCCTTATTAAAAAAATAGCATTAGAGGGGTTAGATCAAAGTTTATATCAAGCTGATGATAAATCTCAATATAATAACTCAAATAATTCAAGTTCTCATCCAATTTTTAGTCAAGGTGAAGATGAATATTTATATGGACCAATGGAAAACTTTAGTTATGTATTATACACTCCACCTTCACTTACTTTGAATGCATATGTGTTAAATTCAGCAAGCAGTTTCTCAACATATAATACAGAAAGTTATACAGGTGTTGAAAATGCTGGAATGAGTAATAGTTCAAATCTATCAAGTATTTCAGATACATTAAGTGAGAGTTTAAAAGGAAATGGTTTCTTTACAAATATTTATAATAAATCATCAATGATGAGTTCAAATATTTTTACAAATGACCAGCAATATAATAACTACATAAATCTATTAATTTCTATTTATCAACTTACTAAAAAAATATCTGTAAATGAGATTCAAACTAATATTAGTGACTTAAATAAATCAAACATGGGTTGGGCATTTTTAGATGTACAATCAAAATACTTTTAA
- the tsaD gene encoding tRNA (adenosine(37)-N6)-threonylcarbamoyltransferase complex transferase subunit TsaD, which yields MYILSIETSCDDTSVAILEDNKVLSCIIKNDSKQLNPFGGIVPEIVARYHEENIIKALDLALQESNISLNQIDKVAYTNQPGLPGSLFVGEIFAKTMAYALDVECVPINHIHGHILSPFINSVPKYPFMSLIASGKTTSIFLVKSANEIIELTKTRDDAIGEIFDKVGKALGYDYPAGPKLDKYFDISKATITPSFPPVKNDFSFSGIKNKFLSIINSSKMKNEEIDTITIGSSFLKYSIDLIIKKLKYYKDEYSVDCVCIGGGVANNNYFKQEIKKLFSDSFVPESKYSTDNAAMIGFAYYEKNK from the coding sequence ATGTATATTTTATCAATTGAAACAAGCTGTGATGATACTAGTGTTGCAATATTAGAAGACAACAAAGTTTTAAGTTGCATTATTAAAAATGATAGTAAGCAATTAAATCCATTTGGTGGTATAGTTCCAGAAATTGTAGCAAGATACCACGAAGAAAATATCATTAAAGCATTAGATTTAGCATTACAAGAATCTAATATAAGTTTGAATCAAATTGATAAAGTTGCTTATACTAATCAACCAGGTTTACCTGGATCACTATTTGTTGGTGAAATTTTTGCTAAAACCATGGCATATGCACTAGATGTAGAATGTGTTCCAATCAATCATATTCATGGACACATTCTAAGTCCCTTTATTAATAGTGTTCCTAAATATCCTTTTATGTCTTTAATAGCTTCAGGAAAAACTACAAGTATTTTTTTAGTTAAAAGTGCTAATGAAATAATAGAGTTAACAAAAACAAGAGATGATGCAATTGGAGAAATTTTTGATAAAGTTGGAAAAGCATTAGGATATGACTATCCAGCCGGTCCTAAATTAGATAAGTATTTTGATATTTCAAAAGCAACTATCACACCATCTTTCCCTCCTGTTAAAAATGATTTTTCATTTTCAGGAATCAAAAACAAATTTTTAAGTATCATTAATAGTTCAAAAATGAAAAATGAAGAAATAGACACAATTACAATTGGTTCTTCTTTTTTAAAGTATTCAATTGATTTAATAATAAAAAAACTTAAATATTACAAAGATGAATATAGTGTAGACTGTGTGTGTATTGGTGGGGGAGTTGCAAACAATAACTATTTCAAACAAGAAATAAAAAAACTTTTTTCAGACAGTTTTGTTCCTGAAAGTAAATACTCAACAGATAATGCTGCAATGATTGGTTTTGCATATTATGAAAAAAATAAGTAA
- a CDS encoding MG284/MPN403 family protein has protein sequence MFYDYKIKKVKIQNKIISSRDISGRVHFNWSEVWEEKNFIETVENILKNIPKEDSKILVSVYLENKMWEDFNYSYSAFYKRLKKAEKTFLSFLN, from the coding sequence TTGTTTTATGATTACAAAATAAAAAAAGTAAAAATACAGAATAAGATAATTTCTAGTAGAGACATTAGTGGAAGAGTTCACTTTAATTGGTCTGAAGTTTGAGAAGAAAAAAACTTCATTGAAACAGTTGAAAACATCTTAAAAAATATCCCCAAAGAGGATAGTAAAATTTTAGTTTCTGTATATTTGGAAAATAAGATGTGAGAAGATTTTAACTACAGCTATTCTGCATTTTATAAGAGATTGAAAAAAGCTGAAAAAACCTTTTTATCATTTTTAAACTAA